The DNA region TGTTACTGTTGAGGTTGGGGATATGTCCTTTCACCTTCACAAGGTATTGTGTTTTTCTGTGGACCTCTATAACCCATTAAGTATGCCCATCCTATTACTGAATCCTAGAGTTGAAATTACTTAGAACTTTATTTGTTTCAGTTGATACCTATGAAAAACTGTTCAAAGTACACGGAGGACTAGTAAAACTTGCTGAATCCTGTTGGAACAATAAATGGTTCCTTGATTTGAATGAAACTCTTGTTGCGTTTTCTGGGTAAATTAGCTTCTAGTGGCATTTAAGAAAGAATGTGAAAATGGTTACAAACTTTTTACTATCTGTCCTATACTTATTTTTTCCTGAACTTGCTTAGCTTGTATGCCTTGACTGGACTTCTCTACATGTTGACTGTATTCTTCCTAATAATGTATATCTCATTGCAGTTCCCTTTGCTTTCAAAAAGTGCCTGTCTCGCACGATCAATAGAAGAGAATGCAGACCAAGAAGAGTGTGTCATAAAACTAAATGACATTCCTGGGGGTGCCAAGTCATTTGAGCTAGTTGCAAGGTTCTGCTATGGTGTGAAAATAGAGCTTTCTCCTGCAAATGTTGTATACCTACGATGTGCCTCTGAGCATCTAGAAATGACTGAAGAAGTAGCTGAGGACAACTTGATTGCGCAATCAGAAATGTTCCTCAACCAAGTGGTTCTCCGCAACTGGAAAGATTCCTTGACAGCATTGGAAACATGCGATGACCTACTCCCTCATGCTGAAAACCTTCAGATTGTGAAGAGATGCATTGAGTCGTTAGCATCCAAAGCTACTACTGATCCAAACCTCTTTGGATGGCCGATAAGGGAACATGGCATCATGCAAAGCCCTGGTGGCAGTGTATTATGGAATGGGATCAGCACAGGTGCAAGGCCCAGAAACTTCAATGCAGACTGGTGGTATGATGATGCTTCATCATTGAGCTTCCCCATGTACAAGAGGTTAATTTCCACCATGGAGTCCCGAGGCATCCAGCCTGAGATAATTGCTGGTTCTTTGACGTACTATGCCAAGAAGTATCTCCCAGGACTCAATAGGCGTCATAGCATGGGCACAGTGCCTCTTACTGCTGCTCTATCTGAGGTTGAACAGAAAAACTTACTTGAGGAAATTGATAGGCTATTGCCTGTTCAAAAGGGTATAGCATCAACAAAAGTTCTGCTTGGGCTCCTTCGCACAGCCATGATTCTGAAAGCCAGCCCCACGTGCATCTCCAACTTAGAGAAACGAATTGGCATGCAACTGGACCAGGCCACTCTGGAGGATCTACTGCTGCCGAATTTCTCCTACACAATGGAAACTCTGTACAATGTTGAGTGTGTTCACAGGATTCTTGATCATTTCTTGGCAATGGACCAGGCTAATGGTGGCGAGTCCCCATGCTTGGATGATGTGATGGCATCCCCATCCTTGACACCGATCACAAGTGTTGCCAAGCTAATTGATGGTTATCTTGCAGAGATTGCACCAGATATCAATTTGAAGCTTCCTAAATTCCA from Panicum hallii strain FIL2 chromosome 9, PHallii_v3.1, whole genome shotgun sequence includes:
- the LOC112876406 gene encoding BTB/POZ domain-containing protein At1g30440, whose translation is MASMKLGSKPDAFKRQGQAWFCTTGLPSDVTVEVGDMSFHLHKFPLLSKSACLARSIEENADQEECVIKLNDIPGGAKSFELVARFCYGVKIELSPANVVYLRCASEHLEMTEEVAEDNLIAQSEMFLNQVVLRNWKDSLTALETCDDLLPHAENLQIVKRCIESLASKATTDPNLFGWPIREHGIMQSPGGSVLWNGISTGARPRNFNADWWYDDASSLSFPMYKRLISTMESRGIQPEIIAGSLTYYAKKYLPGLNRRHSMGTVPLTAALSEVEQKNLLEEIDRLLPVQKGIASTKVLLGLLRTAMILKASPTCISNLEKRIGMQLDQATLEDLLLPNFSYTMETLYNVECVHRILDHFLAMDQANGGESPCLDDVMASPSLTPITSVAKLIDGYLAEIAPDINLKLPKFQALASAVPEYARPLDDGLYRAIDIYLKAHSWLSEAEREQLCRLLDCQKLSLEACTHAAQNERLPLRVVVQVLFFEQLQLRTSIAGCLLVSDNLEGSRPLRSGIATSGEAGGWATAVRENQVLKVGMDNMRMRLAELEKECSSMRQEIEKLGGRSSKGGGGGWASRVVPRRLGLKVRSQMCSAQEGSVSEQQRSMSAKLDKLQAKVTKHKKQLAADA